The Streptococcus sp. S5 genome contains a region encoding:
- a CDS encoding NCS2 family permease, protein MDKFFKLSEHGTTVRTEVLAGLTTFFAMSYILFVNPQMLSQTGMPAQGVFLATIIGSVVGTLMMAFYANLPYAQAPGMGLNAFFTFTVVFGMGYSWQEALGMVFICGVISLIITLTNVRKMIIESIPTALRSAISAGIGIFLAYVGIKNAGFLKFTIDPHTYTVVGEGADKANATISANASAVPGLVDFNNPAVLLALVGLAITIFFVVKGIKGGIILSILVTTVLGILIHVVDISKIDFASNHLGAAFKDLGTIFGQALGSKGLGSLISNTSRLPETFMAILAFSLTDIFDTIGTLIGTGETVGIVATNGENHQSAKLDKALYSDLVATSVGAIAGTSNVTTYVESAAGIGAGGRTGLTALVVAICFAISSLFSPLLAIVPTAATAPILIVVGIMMLSGLKNIHWEDMSEAVPAFFTSIFMGFSYSITQGIAAGFITYSLVKVVKGQAKEVHSMIWILDVLFILNYVSMALN, encoded by the coding sequence ATGGATAAGTTTTTTAAACTTTCAGAACATGGAACCACTGTTCGAACAGAGGTTCTTGCTGGTTTGACAACCTTTTTTGCGATGAGTTATATCCTCTTCGTAAACCCGCAAATGTTGTCACAAACAGGGATGCCAGCTCAAGGGGTCTTCCTTGCAACGATTATTGGATCTGTTGTCGGAACCTTGATGATGGCTTTTTATGCCAATTTACCGTATGCACAAGCACCAGGAATGGGCTTGAATGCCTTCTTTACCTTTACCGTTGTATTTGGTATGGGCTACTCCTGGCAGGAAGCTTTAGGAATGGTCTTCATTTGTGGTGTGATTTCATTGATCATCACATTGACAAATGTTAGGAAGATGATCATCGAATCGATTCCGACAGCCCTACGTTCTGCTATTTCAGCGGGGATTGGGATTTTCTTGGCCTATGTTGGAATTAAGAATGCAGGATTTTTGAAATTTACGATTGACCCTCATACCTACACAGTGGTCGGAGAAGGAGCAGATAAGGCGAATGCAACGATCTCAGCCAATGCATCTGCTGTTCCTGGTTTGGTTGATTTTAACAATCCAGCCGTCCTCTTGGCCCTTGTTGGTCTTGCGATTACCATTTTCTTTGTTGTCAAGGGGATTAAGGGAGGGATTATCCTTTCCATCTTAGTGACGACGGTTCTTGGAATTCTCATCCATGTTGTTGATATCAGCAAAATCGACTTTGCAAGTAACCATCTAGGAGCTGCCTTTAAGGATTTAGGCACGATCTTTGGTCAAGCTTTAGGATCGAAAGGATTGGGTTCGTTGATTTCCAATACGTCTCGTTTGCCTGAGACCTTCATGGCAATCTTAGCCTTCTCCTTGACCGATATTTTTGATACAATCGGAACTTTGATCGGTACGGGTGAAACAGTTGGGATTGTTGCGACGAATGGGGAAAATCATCAATCAGCTAAATTAGATAAAGCGCTCTATTCAGACCTCGTAGCGACTTCAGTTGGAGCTATTGCAGGGACATCGAATGTAACGACCTATGTTGAATCTGCAGCCGGTATTGGAGCGGGTGGACGAACTGGTCTGACAGCCTTGGTTGTAGCGATCTGTTTTGCTATTTCAAGTCTCTTTAGTCCCTTGTTGGCGATTGTACCGACCGCTGCTACAGCCCCAATTTTGATTGTTGTTGGGATCATGATGTTGAGTGGTTTGAAAAATATCCATTGGGAAGATATGTCAGAAGCCGTTCCTGCCTTCTTCACTTCTATCTTTATGGGCTTCAGCTACTCAATTACTCAAGGGATCGCTGCTGGATTTATCACCTATAGCTTGGTGAAAGTGGTTAAAGGACAAGCCAAAGAAGTGCATAGCATGATTTGGATCCTAGATGTTCTCTTTATTTTAAACTACGTTAGCATGGCCTTGAATTAA
- a CDS encoding Cof-type HAD-IIB family hydrolase, which yields MHKKMIALDLDGTLLNSESKLSDFTIDTIKKISALGHKVIITTGRPYRMAHTYYKQLVLDTPMINFNGSLTHLPEKKWADEQCLTLDKKYLLDMVANRDTIQADFIAGEYRNKFFITDPNEHVADPKLFGIESFQPENQFNPERVTSDPNCILFQTKAEDKYALADEMNRHYNYNLSINTWGGPLNILECNPKNVTKASALTYLLDKLNMDQKDLIAFGDEHNDTDMLALAGHGYAMKNASSVLLPYADSVTDFTNNEDGVARQLIQLFL from the coding sequence ATGCATAAAAAGATGATCGCTCTAGATCTAGACGGCACTCTCTTAAATTCCGAAAGCAAATTGAGCGACTTTACCATTGATACGATAAAAAAAATTAGTGCTCTTGGCCATAAAGTCATTATTACAACAGGCCGCCCCTACCGTATGGCACATACCTATTACAAACAACTAGTGCTAGATACTCCGATGATCAATTTTAACGGCTCCCTTACGCATCTACCTGAGAAAAAATGGGCAGATGAACAATGTTTGACTTTAGATAAAAAATACCTGTTAGATATGGTCGCTAACCGAGACACTATCCAAGCGGACTTTATAGCAGGCGAATACCGCAATAAATTCTTTATTACCGATCCAAATGAGCACGTTGCAGATCCTAAATTATTCGGGATTGAATCTTTCCAACCAGAAAATCAATTCAACCCCGAACGGGTAACGAGCGACCCAAACTGTATCCTCTTTCAAACGAAAGCGGAAGACAAATATGCTCTGGCAGATGAAATGAATCGGCATTATAACTACAATCTGTCTATCAATACTTGGGGTGGTCCCTTAAATATTCTGGAATGCAATCCAAAAAATGTGACCAAAGCTTCTGCTCTGACCTACCTTCTAGATAAACTCAATATGGATCAGAAGGATTTGATTGCCTTTGGAGACGAGCACAACGATACCGACATGCTAGCTCTCGCTGGTCATGGATACGCCATGAAAAACGCGAGCTCTGTCCTACTTCCTTACGCGGATTCCGTCACAGATTTTACCAATAATGAGGACGGTGTCGCGCGCCAACTAATTCAATTATTCTTATAA
- the adhP gene encoding alcohol dehydrogenase AdhP codes for MKAVVVNPEGTGVEIVANKDMRPLETGEALVQIEYCGVCHTDLHVAHGDFGKVPGRVLGHEGIGIVKEVAPDVKSLKVGDRVSVAWFFEGCGTCEYCTTGRETLCRTVKNAGYSVDGGMAEQCIVTADYAVKVPEGLDPAQASSITCAGVTTYKAIKEAKAEPGQWIVIYGAGGLGNLAVQYAKKVFNAHVIAVDINNDKLELAKEVGADFVINGREVDDVPGLIKEKTNGGAHSAVVTAVSKVAFNQAVDSVRAGGRVVAVGLPSEMMDLSIVKTVLDGIQVIGSLVGTRKDLEEAFQFGAEGLVVPIVQKRPVEDAVKVFDEMEAGTIQGRMVLDFTN; via the coding sequence ATGAAAGCTGTTGTTGTAAATCCAGAAGGTACTGGTGTTGAAATCGTTGCAAACAAAGACATGCGTCCACTTGAAACAGGGGAAGCTCTTGTTCAAATCGAATACTGTGGTGTCTGCCACACTGACTTGCACGTTGCTCACGGAGACTTTGGTAAAGTTCCAGGACGTGTTCTTGGACACGAAGGAATCGGTATTGTTAAAGAAGTTGCTCCAGATGTCAAGAGCCTAAAAGTTGGGGATCGTGTCAGTGTCGCATGGTTCTTCGAAGGATGTGGAACTTGTGAATACTGTACAACTGGTCGTGAAACTCTTTGCCGTACTGTAAAAAATGCTGGTTACTCTGTTGATGGAGGGATGGCTGAACAATGTATCGTTACTGCAGATTACGCAGTGAAAGTACCTGAAGGATTAGATCCAGCCCAAGCTTCTTCTATTACCTGTGCAGGTGTTACAACTTACAAAGCCATCAAAGAAGCCAAAGCTGAACCAGGACAATGGATCGTTATCTATGGAGCTGGTGGACTAGGAAACTTGGCTGTTCAATATGCTAAGAAAGTCTTCAACGCACATGTCATCGCTGTCGATATCAACAATGATAAACTGGAATTAGCGAAAGAAGTTGGTGCAGACTTTGTCATCAACGGTCGCGAAGTTGATGATGTCCCAGGATTGATCAAAGAAAAAACAAATGGTGGAGCTCACTCTGCTGTCGTAACAGCTGTTTCTAAAGTAGCTTTCAACCAAGCAGTAGATTCTGTTCGTGCAGGTGGCCGCGTGGTCGCAGTTGGTCTTCCTTCTGAAATGATGGACCTCAGCATTGTGAAAACTGTATTAGATGGTATCCAAGTCATTGGTTCTCTTGTAGGAACTCGTAAAGACTTGGAAGAAGCTTTCCAATTTGGAGCAGAAGGCTTGGTAGTCCCTATCGTTCAAAAACGTCCAGTAGAAGATGCTGTCAAAGTCTTTGACGAAATGGAAGCTGGAACCATTCAAGGACGTATGGTACTTGACTTTACAAACTAA
- a CDS encoding PTS sugar transporter subunit IIB, translating into MSIGIIIASHGEFAAGIHQSGSMIFGDQEKVQVVTFMPSEGPDDLYAKFNAAVAAFDAEDEVLVLADLWSGSPFNQASRVMGENPDRKFAIITGLNLPMLIQAYTERLMDANAGVDQVAANIIKEAKDGVKALPEELNPVEEASTAAAAPVAQAAIPEGTVIGDGKLKINLARLDTRLLHGQVATAWTPDSKADRIIVASDSVAKDELRKELIKQAAPNGVKANVVPIQKLIDVAKDPRFGNTHALILFETPQDALRAIEGGVPIKTLNVGSMAHSTGKTMVNNVLSMDKDDVATFEKMRDLGVEFDVRKVPNDSKKDLFDLINKANVQ; encoded by the coding sequence ATGAGTATTGGTATCATTATTGCTAGCCACGGTGAATTTGCAGCTGGAATCCACCAATCCGGCTCGATGATCTTTGGGGATCAAGAGAAAGTTCAAGTGGTTACGTTCATGCCAAGTGAAGGCCCGGATGATCTCTATGCTAAATTCAATGCAGCTGTTGCCGCATTTGATGCAGAAGATGAAGTCTTGGTTTTGGCTGACCTTTGGAGTGGTTCTCCATTTAACCAAGCAAGTCGCGTCATGGGAGAAAATCCAGATCGTAAATTTGCGATCATTACAGGATTAAACCTTCCGATGTTGATTCAAGCTTATACAGAACGTTTGATGGATGCAAATGCCGGCGTTGATCAAGTCGCTGCAAACATCATTAAGGAAGCAAAAGACGGTGTCAAAGCCCTTCCAGAAGAATTGAATCCTGTTGAAGAAGCTAGTACAGCCGCTGCTGCTCCTGTAGCCCAAGCTGCTATTCCAGAAGGAACAGTTATCGGAGATGGAAAACTCAAGATTAACCTTGCCCGCTTAGATACACGTCTTCTTCATGGACAAGTGGCAACTGCTTGGACACCTGATTCAAAAGCCGATCGGATCATTGTTGCTTCAGATTCTGTTGCCAAAGATGAACTCCGTAAGGAATTGATCAAACAAGCGGCACCAAATGGTGTGAAAGCAAACGTTGTCCCAATTCAAAAATTGATCGACGTTGCAAAAGATCCACGTTTTGGAAATACCCATGCTTTGATCTTATTTGAAACACCTCAAGATGCTCTTCGCGCCATCGAAGGTGGTGTTCCGATTAAAACCTTGAACGTTGGTTCAATGGCCCACTCAACTGGTAAAACCATGGTGAACAATGTGTTGTCAATGGATAAAGATGACGTGGCTACATTTGAAAAAATGCGTGATCTTGGAGTTGAATTTGACGTCCGTAAAGTGCCAAATGACTCTAAGAAAGATTTGTTTGACTTAATTAACAAAGCTAACGTTCAATAA
- a CDS encoding PTS mannose/fructose/sorbose transporter subunit IIC produces MSIISMVLVVVVAFLAGLEGILDQFQFHQPLVACTLIGLVTGNLTAGIMLGGSLQFIALGWANIGAAVAPDAALASVAAAIIMVLGGDFSTKGIAVAQGVAIPLAVAGLFLTMIVRTLSVGLVHTADAAARKGDIKGVERAHFVALLLQGLRIAIPAALLLMIPAETVKTALEQMPKWLSDGMQIGGGMVVAVGYAMVINMMASREVWPFFAIGFALAAVSQLTLIALGAIGVALALIYLSLSKKGGNGGGGAATSNDPIGDILEDY; encoded by the coding sequence ATGTCTATTATTTCTATGGTATTAGTGGTCGTTGTTGCCTTCTTAGCAGGTCTTGAAGGTATCCTTGACCAATTCCAATTCCACCAACCCCTTGTTGCTTGTACCTTAATCGGTTTGGTAACAGGTAATTTGACTGCTGGCATTATGCTTGGTGGTTCACTTCAATTTATTGCACTTGGCTGGGCAAACATTGGTGCCGCAGTTGCACCCGATGCTGCCCTTGCATCTGTCGCTGCTGCCATCATCATGGTACTTGGGGGAGACTTCAGTACAAAAGGAATCGCTGTCGCTCAAGGTGTCGCTATTCCACTTGCAGTTGCTGGCCTTTTCTTGACCATGATCGTCCGTACCCTTTCCGTTGGTTTGGTTCACACTGCCGACGCTGCTGCTAGAAAAGGGGATATCAAAGGTGTAGAACGCGCTCACTTTGTGGCCCTTCTTCTTCAAGGTCTTCGTATCGCCATTCCTGCAGCCCTCTTGTTGATGATTCCTGCTGAAACTGTCAAAACTGCTCTTGAACAAATGCCAAAATGGCTCTCTGATGGAATGCAAATCGGTGGTGGTATGGTTGTAGCCGTTGGTTATGCCATGGTTATCAACATGATGGCGAGCCGTGAAGTATGGCCATTCTTTGCCATCGGTTTTGCTCTTGCAGCTGTTAGCCAATTGACCTTGATCGCTCTTGGAGCAATCGGTGTTGCTCTTGCCTTAATCTACCTTTCACTCTCTAAGAAAGGTGGCAATGGAGGTGGCGGAGCCGCTACTTCTAACGATCCAATCGGCGACATTCTCGAAGACTATTAA
- a CDS encoding PTS system mannose/fructose/sorbose family transporter subunit IID, whose translation MTEKLQLSKSDRQKVWWRSTFLQGSWNYERMQNLGWAYSLIPAIKKLYTKKEDQAAALERHMEFFNTHPYVAAPIIGVTLALEEERANGAAIDDAAIQGVKIGMMGPLAGIGDPVFWFTVRPILGALGASLAASGNILGPLIFFIAWNAIRMSFLWYTQELGYKAGSEITKDMSGGILQDITKGASILGMFILAVLVERWVSIKFIFNVSSVKLDDKAYIHWDKLPEGYKGIQEAFAQVGSGLSQTPEKVTTFQQNLDSLIPGLMGLLLTFACMWLLKKKVSPIAIIIALFVIGVLAHVAGLM comes from the coding sequence ATGACTGAAAAATTACAATTATCTAAATCAGATCGTCAAAAAGTTTGGTGGCGTTCAACCTTCTTGCAAGGTTCTTGGAACTATGAACGGATGCAAAACTTGGGTTGGGCATACTCATTGATCCCAGCTATCAAAAAACTCTACACAAAGAAAGAAGACCAAGCGGCTGCTCTTGAACGTCACATGGAATTCTTTAACACTCACCCATACGTTGCTGCTCCTATCATCGGGGTAACACTTGCTCTTGAAGAAGAAAGAGCAAACGGTGCTGCGATTGACGATGCTGCCATCCAAGGGGTTAAAATTGGTATGATGGGTCCTTTGGCGGGTATCGGAGATCCAGTCTTCTGGTTTACAGTACGTCCTATCCTTGGTGCCCTTGGTGCATCACTTGCTGCGTCTGGTAACATCCTTGGCCCACTCATCTTCTTTATCGCATGGAATGCGATTCGTATGTCCTTCTTGTGGTACACGCAAGAACTTGGCTACAAAGCAGGTTCTGAAATTACCAAAGATATGTCTGGTGGGATCTTGCAAGACATCACCAAAGGAGCTTCTATCCTCGGGATGTTCATCCTTGCTGTCTTGGTAGAACGTTGGGTATCTATTAAATTCATCTTTAATGTTTCTTCTGTCAAATTAGACGACAAAGCTTATATCCACTGGGATAAACTTCCTGAAGGATACAAGGGTATCCAAGAAGCCTTCGCTCAAGTTGGCTCAGGTCTCTCTCAAACACCTGAAAAAGTTACGACTTTCCAACAAAACTTGGATTCATTGATTCCTGGTTTGATGGGATTACTTCTTACTTTTGCTTGTATGTGGTTGTTGAAGAAAAAAGTATCTCCAATCGCCATCATCATCGCCCTCTTTGTAATCGGTGTATTAGCACACGTTGCTGGCTTGATGTAA
- a CDS encoding DUF956 family protein gives MAQSLNKTVEFHTTGVSYLGVGGKVGKILVGNAAFEFYADANVEDYIQIPWQEIERIGANVSGRKISRHFEIYTRESKFLFASKDSGKILKIAREHLGNDKIVKLPTLIQIITAKIKNLFAK, from the coding sequence ATGGCTCAATCATTGAATAAAACCGTTGAATTCCATACTACAGGGGTTTCTTACCTTGGAGTGGGGGGAAAGGTTGGAAAAATCCTAGTCGGGAATGCCGCTTTTGAATTTTATGCGGATGCAAATGTAGAAGACTACATCCAAATTCCCTGGCAAGAAATCGAGCGAATCGGAGCCAATGTATCCGGACGTAAAATTAGCCGCCATTTTGAAATCTATACCAGAGAATCAAAATTTCTCTTTGCTTCAAAAGACTCTGGAAAAATTTTAAAGATTGCTCGGGAACATCTAGGAAATGATAAAATTGTCAAACTTCCTACGTTGATCCAAATCATCACGGCTAAAATTAAAAATCTATTTGCAAAATAG